Proteins encoded within one genomic window of Cucumis sativus cultivar 9930 chromosome 3, Cucumber_9930_V3, whole genome shotgun sequence:
- the LOC101217493 gene encoding uncharacterized protein LOC101217493 isoform X2 — protein MAKKRKTSQKKKGEKQSPLIDNIPKYSQQRRSSPPKRRTDFSSLFFYSSSIPHQDTAALLRLSLNEVGSSKLMVHHSDNTTEELSSSSLVKCSNSLEVDEGLSLCSSPDEMQSVECHLSNSSCKAVSKRKGTSKISFPVGKKLPDSESNSLSGTPENVQLWSTESFEERSSNTTVEFQDQSCDKGSSSNSSRIEDNDLHQDRGRGKRERKPKVPFDEEMTISLKSTRKFRRMRIMRYLGLAAPVGSPFSPIA, from the exons ATGGcgaagaagaggaagacatCCCAGAAGAAAAAGGGCGAAAAACAATCACCCCTTATCGATAATATACCCAAATATTCTCAACAGCGTCGAAGCTCACCGCCTAAACGCCGCACTGATTtctcctctctctttttctattcttcttcAATTCCCCACCAAG ACACAGCTGCCTTGCTACGATTGTCCTTGAATGAAGTTGGATCGTCGAAATTGATGGTGCATCACTCAGATAATACAACTGAAGAACTCTCCTCTAGCTCTTTGGTGAAATGCAGCAACTCCCTGGAGGTAGATGAAGGACTTAGCCTATGCTCAAGTCCCGATGAAATGCAATCAGTTGAATGCCACCTCAGTAATAG TTCATGCAAGGCTGTGAGCAAGAGAAAAGGTACTTCTAAGATATCATTCCCTGTTGGTAAAAAATTACCAGATTCAGAAAGCAACAGTCTTTCTGGTACTCCAGAGAATGTACAGTTGTGGTCTACTGAA AGTTTCGAGGAGAGGAGTTCAAACACCACGGTAGAGTTTCAAGATCAATCTTGTG ATAAGGGGTCTTCATCAAACTCAAGCAGGATTGAAGATAATGACCTACACCAAGACAGAGGAAGagggaaaagggaaagaaagccAAAAGTTCCCTTCGAT GAAGAGATGACCATATCTCTTAAATCAACAAGAAAATTTCGTCGAATGAGGATAATGCGGTACCTCGGGCTTGCAGCCCCAGTTGGTTCGCCTTTTTCACCAATTGCCTGA
- the LOC116402865 gene encoding thaumatin-like protein 1 yields MAASKTSLLLLQLSLLAAGVVSEDVIFHFENQCPYSIWLSSNPPIGDADPESPPDTLEIFIMPDTWTGSLWVRTKCSNDQDYHFTCETGDCGSGTIFCDSSPPALPVTLLNFAINNSVVHYDLSLIHGFNIPVRIQPDGGHLVDGGSGLCPTVDCVQDLSNVCPSFLVAKNKDGVYVGCYSACDALKSPEYCCSGWDCQPDYYSAKFKELCGLAHVYPRDNTPPTYGCTGFNTINVTFCPII; encoded by the exons ATGGCTGCTTCCAAAACTTCTCTTCTCCTCCTGCAACTCTCCCTTCTTGCAGCAG GGGTAGTTTCGGAAGACGTGATATTCCATTTTGAGAACCAATGTCCATATTCAATATGGTTATCCTCAAACCCACCCATCGGAGACGCCGACCCAGAGAGTCCACCGGACACTCTTGAGATCTTTATTATGCCTGACACTTGGACTGGCTCCTTGTGGGTCCGCACCAAGTGCTCCAACGACCAAGACTACCATTTCACCTGCGAAACCGGCGATTGCGGCTCAGGCACCATCTTCTGCGACTCCTCTCCACCGGCTCTTCCCGTCACCCTCCTCAACTTCGCCATCAACAACTCCGTCGTTCACTACGACCTCAGCCTCATTCACGGCTTCAACATTCCCGTCCGGATCCAGCCGGATGGCGGCCACCTCGTCGACGGTGGCTCCGGTCTCTGCCCCACCGTCGACTGCGTCCAGGACTTGAGCAACGTCTGCCCCTCGTTTCTTGTCGCCAAGAACAAGGACGGCGTGTACGTCGGATGCTACAGCGCGTGCGATGCCCTCAAGTCGCCGGAGTATTGTTGCAGCGGTTGGGATTGTCAGCCGGACTATTACTCGGCGAAGTTTAAGGAATTGTGCGGTTTGGCGCATGTATATCCTCGGGATAATACGCCGCCGACGTACGGATGTACTGGTTTTAATACTATTAATGTAACCTTCTGTcccataatttaa
- the LOC105434432 gene encoding UDP-glycosyltransferase 73C3 encodes MASTPHFLLFPFLAQGHIIPTLDLAKLLARRGAIVTILTTPHNATRNHSVLARAIDSGLQIHVVQIPFPCNKAGLPEGCENMDLLPSFRSVPTFFRSTFLLYDSSDELLQQLCPPPTAIISDICLPWTLTLAQKYNIPRLVFYNLSCLYFLCLKDLEMKGPLIQSISDSDTVTLVDGFKFRKAQLPKSVNEDMIAFIEEINKADRMSHGVIFNSFEELEPKNLAEYKKIGELPDRVWCVGPVWLCNDDKLDRAYRGDRASIDENECSKWLDEQGPCSVVYVALGSLCNLVTGQLIELGLGLEASNKPFIWVIRKGNLTEELLKWVEEYDFEGKIKGRGVLIRGWAPQVLILSHPSIGCFLTHCGWNSSMEGITVGVPMITWPLFADQVFNQTLIVEILRIGVSLGVEEGVPWGEEEEKGIVVRKEKVKEAIEMVMEGENREELKKRCRELGEKAKMAVEEGGSSHRNLTLLIQDAQKNFEL; translated from the coding sequence ATGGCTTCCACTCCtcactttcttctcttcccttTCTTGGCACAAGGCCACATAATCCCCACGCTCGACCTCGCCAAGCTTCTCGCTCGCCGTGGTGCTATTGTCACCATCCTCACCACCCCCCACAACGCCACTCGCAACCACTCTGTTTTAGCTCGCGCCATTGACTCTGGCTTGCAAATCCATGTCGTTCAAATCCCATTCCCTTGTAACAAAGCCGGTCTACCTGAAGGCTGCGAGAATATGGACTTGCTACCATCATTTCGTTCCGTCCCCACCTTCTTCAGATCCACATTTCTTCTTTACGATTCATCCGATGAACTGTTGCAGCAACTCTGCCCTCCACCTACCGCCATAATCTCCGATATCTGCCTCCCTTGGACCTTAACCCTTGCTCAGAAATACAACATTCCCAGGCTCGTTTTCTACAACTTGAGTTgcttatattttctttgtttgaaggACTTAGAAATGAAGGGGCCTCTTATTCAATCTATCTCTGATTCTGATACCGTAACTTTAGTCGATGGATTCAAATTTCGCAAGGCGCAGCTACCGAAATCCGTTAACGAAGATATGATTGCTTTTATTGAGGAAATAAACAAAGCCGATAGGATGTCACACGGcgttatttttaattcatttgagGAGCTGGAGCCTAAGAATCTTGCGGAGTATAAGAAGATAGGAGAATTACCGGACAGAGTGTGGTGTGTTGGCCCTGTTTGGCTTTGTAACGACGACAAACTCGACAGAGCTTACAGAGGAGACAGAGCTTCAATCGACGAAAACGAATGTTCCAAATGGCTGGACGAGCAGGGCCCATGTTCGGTGGTTTACGTAGCGTTGGGAAGTCTGTGCAATTTGGTGACGGGGCAACTGATAGAGCTTGGATTGGGATTGGAGGCATCAAACAAGCCATTCATTTGGGTCATACGAAAAGGAAATTTAACAGAAGAGCTATTGAAATGGGTTGAAGAGTACGATTTTGAAGGGAAGATCAAAGGAAGAGGCGTTTTGATTCGTGGGTGGGCACCTCAAGTTTTGATACTTTCACACCCTTCAATTGGGTGTTTTTTGACGCACTGCGGTTGGAATTCGAGCATGGAAGGGATAACGGTGGGGGTTCCGATGATAACTTGGCCGCTTTTTGCAGATCAAGTATTCAACCAGACGTTGATTGTGGAGATACTGAGAATCGGCGTAAGTTTGGGGGTGGAAGAGGGTGTACCTTGGGgagaggaagaggagaaagGGATTGTGGTGaggaaagaaaaggtaaaagaagCCATTGAAATGGTAATGGAAGGAGAAAACAGAGAAGAGCTGAAGAAGAGATGCAGAGAGCTGGGGGAGAAGGCGAAAATGGCGGTTGAAGAAGGAGGCTCCTCTCATCGGAACCTCACTCTTCTAATTCAAGATGCTCaaaaaaactttgaactaTAA
- the LOC101203304 gene encoding thaumatin-like protein 1b has product MANHAFLLSSFFFFLLHFGVEAAKMTVKNNCGISIWPATLTSGPGQPQLSTTGFKLAPGESKSFNVPAPWTGRVWARTRCSNNGRFTCMTGDCGRGLSCNGAGGVPPVTLAEFTIAPDGGQDFYDVSLVDGFNLPVTITIQGGKGPCRSSNCRADVNKVCPAELQVKSGNEVIACKSACLAFNKPEYCCTGEFNDPKKCKPTNYSMIFERQCPEAYSYAYDDKNSTFTCNNRPNYLITFCG; this is encoded by the exons ATGGCGAACCATGCATTCCTTCTttcatcattcttcttcttccttctccatTTTG GAGTTGAAGCTGCAAAAATGACTGTGAAAAACAATTGTGGGATAAGCATATGGCCGGCAACATTAACGAGCGGTCCAGGCCAACCACAACTATCAACAACTGGGTTCAAGTTAGCTCCTGGAGAATCGAAGTCATTTAACGTCCCCGCACCGTGGACTGGTCGGGTATGGGCACGAACCCGTTGCTCCAACAACGGTCGATTCACCTGCATGACTGGCGATTGCGGTCGTGGCCTCTCATGCAATGGCGCCGGAGGAGTTCCACCAGTCACACTAGCCGAATTCACCATTGCCCCCGATGGTGGCCAAGATTTCTACGATGTCAGCCTAGTGGACGGCTTCAACCTGCCAGTCACGATCACCATCCAAGGCGGCAAAGGGCCATGTCGATCATCAAACTGCCGTGCGGACGTGAACAAGGTGTGTCCAGCGGAGCTGCAGGTGAAATCAGGCAATGAAGTGATTGCTTGTAAGAGTGCTTGTCTTGCATTCAACAAACCTGAGTATTGCTGCACTGGTGAATTCAATGATCCTAAAAAGTGCAAGCCAACAAATTATTCGATGATCTTCGAGAGACAATGCCCAGAAGCTTACAGTTATGCATATGATGATAAGAACAGCACCTTTACTTGCAACAATAGGCCAAATTATTTGATCACATTTTGCGGTTGA
- the LOC101217493 gene encoding uncharacterized protein LOC101217493 isoform X1: protein MAKKRKTSQKKKGEKQSPLIDNIPKYSQQRRSSPPKRRTDFSSLFFYSSSIPHQDTAALLRLSLNEVGSSKLMVHHSDNTTEELSSSSLVKCSNSLEVDEGLSLCSSPDEMQSVECHLSNSSCKAVSKRKGTSKISFPVGKKLPDSESNSLSGTPENVQLWSTESFEERSSNTTVEFQDQSCADKGSSSNSSRIEDNDLHQDRGRGKRERKPKVPFDEEMTISLKSTRKFRRMRIMRYLGLAAPVGSPFSPIA, encoded by the exons ATGGcgaagaagaggaagacatCCCAGAAGAAAAAGGGCGAAAAACAATCACCCCTTATCGATAATATACCCAAATATTCTCAACAGCGTCGAAGCTCACCGCCTAAACGCCGCACTGATTtctcctctctctttttctattcttcttcAATTCCCCACCAAG ACACAGCTGCCTTGCTACGATTGTCCTTGAATGAAGTTGGATCGTCGAAATTGATGGTGCATCACTCAGATAATACAACTGAAGAACTCTCCTCTAGCTCTTTGGTGAAATGCAGCAACTCCCTGGAGGTAGATGAAGGACTTAGCCTATGCTCAAGTCCCGATGAAATGCAATCAGTTGAATGCCACCTCAGTAATAG TTCATGCAAGGCTGTGAGCAAGAGAAAAGGTACTTCTAAGATATCATTCCCTGTTGGTAAAAAATTACCAGATTCAGAAAGCAACAGTCTTTCTGGTACTCCAGAGAATGTACAGTTGTGGTCTACTGAA AGTTTCGAGGAGAGGAGTTCAAACACCACGGTAGAGTTTCAAGATCAATCTTGTG caGATAAGGGGTCTTCATCAAACTCAAGCAGGATTGAAGATAATGACCTACACCAAGACAGAGGAAGagggaaaagggaaagaaagccAAAAGTTCCCTTCGAT GAAGAGATGACCATATCTCTTAAATCAACAAGAAAATTTCGTCGAATGAGGATAATGCGGTACCTCGGGCTTGCAGCCCCAGTTGGTTCGCCTTTTTCACCAATTGCCTGA